The sequence TGCTATagatttgtaatatattttgaaagcaggaagtgtgtgatgcctccagctttattcttctaATTCAAGTTTGCTTTgactattgaaagtgaaagtgaagtcgctcagttgtgtccaactctttgcgacctcatggactgtagcctaccaggttcctccgtccatgggattttccaggcaagaaatccagagtgcgttgccatttccttctccaggagatcttcccaacccaggggttgaacccaggtctcctgcattgtaggcagatgctttaccgtctgagccaccagggaagtctgactaTTGAGGGTCTTTGACTATTGGGGGTCTTCTATTCTGTAAAATATATCATTGAGATTTTTATATAACTTTCATTGATTTTGCAGATCATCTGGGGTAAAATGCACACTTTGACAATATTaactcttccaatccatgaacataaagtgcactttcatttatttattgtcttctTCAGtgatttgtagttttcagtgtacaaatctGTCACCTCTTTAGTTAGGTgtgttcttaagtattttattttcttcaatgcTATTGtaaaacagattattttttcttattttccattttggatAATTGATTGTTagtgtaataaaaacaaaactaattttgTGTACTAATTATGTACCCTGAAACTTTCTTGAATTTATTGTAAACAGTTTTCTTATAGAGCTTTGGAGATTTCAAATACATAAGATTGTGTAGCCTGCAAACggagataattttatttctaattctccAGTTGgatctctttatttcctttccttaagTCACTACTTTGGCTTGGATTTTAGTACTACATTGAATAGAAGTGGAAAAAATGAGCATACTTCTTTTGTTCCTGATTCTCGTTCATGAGAAAAATGTTTCAGTTTTTTACTATTGAGTATAATATAAgttgtgggcttgtcatatatgtcCTATATTAAGTTGGGATACATTGCCTACATATCTAAAACTCCCATAGTCatttcagcattattcacaatagccaagatagtgaaacaacccaaatgtccatcaacagatgaatggataaagaaaatgtgttataCACATAAAGTGAATTATTACTTagccttttaaaaagagaatgcaGCCATTTGCAACAAGGAAacattggaggtgatggatatgtctGTCACCTTGATTGTAAGGAATGATTTTAAGAGTATATAGGTATGTTCAAATGGATcaaattatatacattaaagaaatTCAGTCTTCTGTAtattaattatacctcaataaagctattacacacacacacacacacagatgcttcTGCATGTTGGCTCTGGGGCCTCTTCATGCTTTCAGTATTGTTTTCACTCTATTAGAAGTAAAGGAAACCCCTGGGGATGGAACAAGAAGGCAAGGACAGTGTCCTGGTAGGAAGGCATGCCGCATCTCTAAAACACAAGTCCAGAGACATGGATGTGCTCCCATGTCTTCCCCCATTCATCTCTCTGTGTCTTAAGCTGTTTATTCCCCATCTGTCCTCCCAGGTTACTTGATCCATAGTTGCTATGAAACATGATAGTGTTTTCACAAAATCACAGGAAAAACATACACAGAAATGGGTCTGCTTAACCTGCAAGGACAACCCTAGGAACCGAGAAGAGAGTGgagagaaatgaacacaactcACCTGAGTGTCTGTAAGGCTCACTTGGAGGAACCAGGAAGCATTCTGTGTGACTCCACATACTTAAagacattgtaaaaaaaaaaaaaaattgaagtgccAACTAAAATCTCCTACAGATGTGATAGCAGGGATGAGCCTAGAGAGGATGTTTCTAGCCCTCTTCTCCACAAATCAGGTGCTCAATAATATAACTTTCCAaccaaaaatacatattttgcacattttccaTTGCCCAGGAAAGACTAAGCTGAGACTATCCTCTGTGGCCTGTGGCCAGGTTGTCCCTGAGGAGCAGCAGCTCAAGGTACCAGGTATAAAGTAGGCTCTTAGTTGCAGAGATTTTCTGGGCTCCTTCAGAATGAGGAACAGTAGAAAAGGCTGCAATGACAAGCAGGGTGAGTAACTTGGGGCCCAGATACAACCCTTGCTACACATGTTATTTAGTAGGAGGGGGCCCTGGTTAGAGAGTCTGGGATGCCCTCTTGATCAGCTGCTTTCATGTGGAAGAGCCAATGAGATGGAGAATGAGCACATGTCaagagcaggaagaaaaggaaggagaccAGCCTTCCCAGAAATGCCAGGTCCACACCCatacccctccccctcccaggtAGGGAAAAGGAAGTGGAAGAGACTACTTTCCTGCAGCATAGAGACTGTCTAATTCAGATAATTATGCAGAAACCCAGACTCTGTGTCCAAGCAGATTagtacctttttatttttctaagtaaggaaTCAATATAAGGGTATCTTAATATTCCACCCCAGAGAGCATCCTGTGGGTGATCTGAATATTTGCTTGCTGTCTCAATTCTCTCTATGAGATTTGTCTTTCCCATGTTTTCTGAGTAAgaaaaaactcttagaagagcACTTGGCTTAAATAATGCAAAATTGTTACACCATAGCATTAGATAGCACCTccatcatgtcacataattatcatgtttatttctctctttttctggtaggaaaaaaaaagcacttgaCTTTTTTCGGGGGGGGGGTATATAGttgttttataatattgtgttggtttctactgtacaatgaagtgaatcagttttatGTTTGCCCTCGATTTTATGCCTCCCACCCACACCCCCTCATTCAACCCCTCTgcgtcaccacagagcactgagctgaggcCCCTGTGCTGTACTGTAGATATACGCCCCCCAAGTCCACATGGCCATACTGTATGTCTGGATCTCtactcctgccctgaaaataggttcatctgtaccttttttctagattccacatatatgcgttaacatatatttgtttttcactttcttacttcactctgtatgccaAAATGTAGGTCCATCCACAtatctacaaatgacccagtgtcacttctttttatgactgagaaatattccatcatatgtatgtaccacatcttctttatccattcatttatcaatggacatttaggttgattccatgtcctggctattgtaaatagtgctgcaatgaatattggactgcgtgtgtctttttgaataatggttttctctgggtatatatacccagtagtggtattgctgggtcatagggtagttctattttcagttttttaaggaatatgcatgctgttctccatagtggctgtattaacaTACATTCTCATCAAGTGcaggaggtttcccttttctccacatcctatctagaatttattgtttgtagatgttttgaagatggccattctgaccagtgtgaggtgatgcttcactgtagtttttatctgcatttctctaataattagtgatgttgagtgtgtctcttggccatctgtatgcacTTGATTTTGAGTTCAAGTAAAGAAAGTATGGTGTATTCAACCTTTTGCTTCTAGGCTATTTGACTTTCCCAGACACACGGAGTCAGAAGATAACAGAATCCTAGAGTGCTAAAGTGGAAAGGATGGAATTCCTCAGGGGAgagctataatttaaaatatctttgaccTTTTAGTGTCCTGGAGATAATAATAGAAGACCAAACCTGGTCTGATTCCAGGTTAAagtggtttattttaaaattctgaaccaCATGGGAAGCACAAAACATATCAATCCAACTTGGCTACTAAAATAGGCATTTTAGTAAAATAAGAGTGGGAAAAAAagccttccatttttttttttttaaacacagggaATCTTTTCCAATATTAGACTCCTCATAACACTAATATACACAAAAAGCGGGTAAAAAGATCATTATCTGGATGTAAGGGAGAAATTGACTTGGTTGTACATGAGTTGCTCATAATTTTTGGCAATTTTCCTTAAGGGGTATACTATAATTTTAACCCCTTAAGCTCTAAACTTCTTGTAATGTTCAGCTTAAGTTACCATTTGGATCCTGCTACCACAGCCAAAAGTAatgttgctgctactgctaagtcacatcagtcgagtccgactctgtgcaagcccatagatggcagcccaccagactcctccatccctgggattctccaggcaagaatactggagtgggttgccatttccttctccaacgcatgcatgcatgctaagtcacttcagttgtgtctgactctatgcgaccccatggacaacagcccaccaggctcctctgtccacaggattctctaggcaagaatactggagtgggttgccatttccttctccaaaattaaTCCTCAGATTCCTTCAAATTAAATGGAGTGCTGACACATTCTATTTTGATTTGTGCTGCCAATGACAAAGAGTATCTCCTGGATTGATCCTAAGCAAATCCAAATGAAATTAGTTAATAATACCTATTAATTGTATTAATCTAAAGAAACCACTGATctttactatatacaaaatatatagttCAAGTTGTGAACATATGGACCTTTGAGATGCTATGTTAATGGACTGAGTGAAGAAGAGCTGGGTAATAAAATTActgtcttcattcatttattcattttcttgttcACTTATTGATTATCCCTGAAAAAGAGGATAGAAATTTATGAAATCATCAAAATCAGAACAGTGAGATGGAATAAGAGCTGAAGAAATATGCCTGGGATTagtgaagagaaaagcaaaaccaaGGAGATAATTAGCACAATAAAAGGCAAATGACTTTATAAGAAGGATCTAAAGGGTCACAGCATTTCCCCTGCTTAgaggaaaggctaaaagagttttgccaagagaacacattggtcatagcaaacaccctcttccaacaacacaagagatgactctacacatggacatcaccagatgtccaaataccaataccaaaatcagaatgattacatgctttgcagccaaagatggagaacctctatacattcagcaaaaacagCACCAGGATCATGAACTCAGATCATGGACTAGAtcatggctcagatcataaaactccttattgcaacattcaaatttaaattgaagaaagtagggaaaaccactagaccattcaagtatgatctaaatcaaatcacttatgcttatacagtggaagtgacaaatagattcaagagattagatctgatagacagagtgcctgaagaactatggacagaggttcatgacattctacaggaggcagtgatcaagaccatccccaagaaaaagaaatgcaaaaaggcaaaatgattgtctgaggaggccttacaaatagctgagaaaagaaaagatgcgaaaggcaaaggagaaaaggaaaaatatgcccatctgaaagcagagttccaaagaatagcaaggagagataagaaagccttacctcagtgatcagtgcaaagaaatagaggaaaacaatatagagGAATTGGaggaaacaaatagagaaaacaaatagaggaaaacaaaagtgactagagatcgcttcaagaaaattagagctaccaagggaacaattcatgcacagatgggcacaatataggacagaaatggtatggacctaacagaatcagaagatattaagaggtggcaagaatacacagaaaagttatacaaaaaaaagatcttaatgacctagacagccacgatggtgtgatcactcatctagagccagacatcctggaatgtgaagtcaagtgggccttaggaagactcactatgaacaaagctagcagaggtgatgaaattccagttgagctatttcaaatcctaaaagatgatgctgtgaaagttctgtactcaatatgccagcaaatttgaaaacctcagcagtggccacaggactgggaaaggtcaattttcattccaatcccaaagaaaggcaatgccaaaggatgttcaaactgcagcacaattgcactcatctcatatgctagcaaaataatgctcaaaattctccaagctaggcttcaacggtatgtgaaccaagaacttccagatgttcaagctggatttagaaaaggcagaggaactagggatcaaattgccaacatccattagatcatagaaaaagcaagagatttccagaaaaacatgtatttctgttttatttattaccccaaagcctttgactgcgtggatcacaacaaactatggataattctgaaagagatgggaataccagaccaccttacctgccttctgagaaatccatgtgcaggtcaagaagcaacagttagaactggacatgcaacaacaaactggttccaaacaggaaaggagtatgtcaagggtgtacattgtcaccctgtttatttaacttatacgcagagtacatcattgaaaatgctgggctggatgaagcacaagctggaatcaagattgccgggagaaaaatcaataatctCAGGTATGCATGTGACACCACACATATGGCagacagcaaagaggaactaaaaagcctcttgataaaggcaaaagaggagagtgaaaaggctggcttgaaactcaacattcaaaaaactaagatcatggcatccagttccatcacttcatgacaaatagatggggaaacaatggaaatagtgacagactttattttttggagagtccaaaatcactgcagatggtaactgctaccatgaaattgaaagacgcttgctccatagaagaaaagctttgacaaacctagactgcatattaaaaagcagagacattgttttgctgacaaaggtccatcaagtcaaaactatggtttctccaggagtcaggtatggatgtgagagttggactataaagaaagctgagcactgaagaattgatgcttttgaactatggtgttgaagaagactctcgagagtcccttggactgcaaggagatcaaaccagtccatcctaaaggagatcagtcctgggtgttcattggaaggactgatgctaaaggtgaagctccaatactttggccacctgatgtgaagaactgactcgttggaaaagaccctgatgctgggaaagattgaaactgggagaagaaggggatgacagaggatgagatgattggatggcatcactgacttgagggacatgagtttgaccgaGCTCcgggagtttttgatggacagggaggcctggcatgctgcagtctatgggatcgcaaagagtcagacacaacttagcgactgaactgaactgaaacagtcacagagaaatggcaagatttttggagaaacaggaaagggtTTCATTTCCAGAACCTCAATCTTATCACCATGGAACATCAGCAGAGAACAAGCTCTTCTTGATAATCTGATCCTGCCAGCCCCACACTTAACAAATCTCTAGTATCTAGTACAGCCATTACAGGAGGTTTAAGATTGTTTAAAGTGTGTAAGCCAAATAGACCTGAATTTTAATTTGGATTCATTTCTGGCACAGCCTAGAGAAACTCTTTAAGCCTCTccctccagttttattttttattattattgttatttttattatttgtttaaaatatacagtAATACTTGCATCATTTTTTGAGACTGAGTGGTATTATTTACTAATACACAAGAGAGTAGAATGTCTAATATCTGGAAGACAAGAGGTATCCAATAACTGATGAATTAGAAAACGTGTTTCCCCAAAatcaacctagaggggagggatggggagggagatgggagggaggttaaaagggaagggatatatgtatacctatggctgattcatgttgtggtttgacataaaacaacaaaattctgtaaaacaagtatccttcaatttaaaaaataaataaaaatttaaaataaaaaaggaaaaatgctataaaaatttttaagaaagtttttaaaatataaaatgtgttagtttcaaacaaaaagaaaatttatttcccCAAAATCAGAAACTAAACTGACATTTCTAGGAGAGATCCCGCTGAATCCTCAATGAGCCTAAATTTATGTCTTTCATTCATGTCTTCAATTGGCTTCTGTGGAAATTCTAACTTGGAGAAGAGAACCTTCGGTCTCATCCTCCTGCAGCTGTGGCCCTCCCAGTTAGGGCTGAGATCAGTGCTGAGAGATGACAAGGAGGTCATTCAAGGACAAATCAAGTCCTCTTGATGAGTGTGCTAAGAGGCTGAACAAAAGATTTAGCTGGTATTCTAAACATTATGGGGAACGCTCAGTAAATGGAGTGAGAAAATGATTTCTACAAAGCAATGTGTAGCCTGGATTGCAGGGGCATTTAAAGACCCAGGCAGATATTCTCTGGGCAAGGCAGAGACGGACCCCAAGTATCTAAGTGTTCTCAGTGACCTAGTGAGAATCAAGTATCTCTTCATTTACCAAACTTTCCTTGTACTTAACAGTCTAGGTATTAATCATTATGGGTCTTGATTAGAAGGCAACGTCCTAGGATTTGTACTCAGACCCTCCAAACACAAGAAGATCCCAAGTTCTAATAGTTTTAATAATTCAGGAAGAAGCTgcagctttctctttctttgttggACTTCAGAATTTCTCCTTTCACTTTAGATAAAATATTTCCCTTCTCTATCTATCAGCAAAGTAATTATGAGAGCACATGTGATAACTATgtgaatcttttaaaattctgcaaaAAAGAATGATCATGAGCATTTAAAATGTCCTTTATATATTCAAGAGTGCTAACACACATCACTTTGTTTAAAGAAAACACTGGAAGTAAGGGTGGAAATagtataaaatttacatttattaaaactaaatcttaaatctatttcagtcatttattttctgGTAAACATAGAGAAGTTATACTATCTCCTAAATGGTATATTTGCTTTCATGACATATAGGTTGTTATATGTACATTCTTGGAACAGTTAATAATACAAAGTAAAAgctgagaaatggaaaataattaatGAAAGAGCCTACAcagtataaataaatatcttcCTAATGATAGGTGTATAGTCAATGTCTTTGTGTCTGCCCAGATTGAAAAGGTCACAAATTTCTGAAGACCTCAACTGCCTTCCCAAGATGCTTGCTTCCTGGTCCTTTGCCAACATCTCCTTCTTCCAGCCACCTGCTTTCCTGATGATTGGCATCCCAGGCATGGAGGCTGTTCATGGCTGGatctccatccccttctcctccatgtATGCTGCAGCCCTCACTGGAAACTGCCTGATCCTCTTGGCTGTGAGGAGGACCCCCAGCCTGCACCAGCCCATGTACTACTTCCTGTCCATGCTGGCCCTCAACGACGTGGGCCTCACCTTGTCCACAATGCCCACCACGCTGGCTGTGCTCTGGTTTGACCATCGGCTCATCGGCTTCAATGCCTGTCTGGTCCAATTATTCTTTCTCCACTCCTTCTCTGTGGTGGAGTCCTCAGTGCTCCTGGCCATGTCGTTTGATCGCTTTGTGGCCATCTCCAACCCCCTGCGCTATGCCTCTGTCCTCACAAACAGTGTCATCATCAGGATTGGGCTGGCCATTGTGGCTCGTGCCACTGTGTCCCTCTTTCCAGGGCCCTTCTTACTAAAGAGACTGAACTTTTGTCCCGGCAAGATCCTCCTGTCCCACTCATTCTGTTTCCATGCAGATGTCATGAAACTAGCCTGTGCTGACATTACTGTCAATATCATTTATGGGCTGTATGTGGTTCTGTCCACAGTGGGTTTTGACTCCTTGCTTATTGTGCTATCCTATACTCTTATTCTTCATACAGTGATGAGCCTGGCCTCTCCCAGGGAGCGTATCCGGGCCCTCAACACTTGTGTTTCTCATATTTTGGCTGTTCTGGTTTTCTTCATCCCAGTCATAGGTGTGTCCATGATCCACCGTTTTGGGAGACACCGTCCCCCCATAGTACACGCCCTTGTCGCCTACGTGTACCTGGTGGTACCCCCTGTGCTGAACCCCATCATCTACAGTGTCAAGTCCAGGCCCATCAGGGAGGCCATGCTGTGGGTGCTGAGGGGGAAGAGGAAAGGCTGATGAAATCAAGAAAAAACATCAGAATCTGAGGGAAAACACAGCCAAACAGTTAGAACCTATGTCCAGAAAGCCCATATACTGAGCCCTGACTCAGAGACATTATCAAGAGAATGACAAGCAAATCACCCTCATACATATGGGTGAAAAGCAGTCCTGATTCCTTTTTAAGTCTTTGTGGCCTcacatttaatttatttgtttatttatttatttgttatttttcactgtgctgcatcgcttgcaggatcttagttccccgaacaTGGATGAAACCTGGAGCTCCAACAGTGAGAGtgccaagtcctaatcactggaccaccagggacttccTCAGTTCTAATTTTTCACTCCACTcattaaattcaatttttttaatttagtgtttATTTATGCTAGAATCTGTGGTtgttatatgaaatatttaaatgaacCATATGTAGTCTCTTCCACTTTGAAGGATAGCAGCTTCTAAACACACAACTATAATAATGTGTAACAAGGCTGTGAGAGGTTCACACAAAGCGCTATAGGAGCCTAGAAGTGGATTTGCTGCCTTGACAGGAGGAAATGAGATAAGAGTCAGGGAAGAAGGAGCCTGAAAGATGAGGAGGAGCTCGTCAGGCAGAAAATGTAGGCAAAGGGAGGTCATACCTaataaatgggaaagaatataaaaaatgataaaaactgaGGCATggtttcacatctggttgatgtGAAAAAGTGAGTTAAGGTTAGATGTGGCTCAGCATAATGTGTTAGGTGTTGGAGGGAGAACTGGAGATAAGCTGGAAATGACAGGCAGTGGTGAGACCTCTTTAACCTTTCAGATCTGATTGGACCATTTGGTCTTAATTCTTTGTTTAAAGGTCGGCCTTGGAAAAGCTACTGCAATGTAAGAAGTTGTAGAGGCTTTACTGTGTATCACAAATtaggaaggtgaaagtgaaggagaaaatgaatgcaagaaaaacatttaagaagTTGTTTTAACAGtctagaaaaaaagaatgtaaactaAAACTaagtcaataatttttttttaaataaatgtaattttttatgtAATTTCATCTCCACATAGCTCTTCTCTGTCTTCTGAAAGTACCTGGAAGCAATGATACCATCATCAATGAGCAAGACTAGTATCTATTCACTTCTAAATATCATTCACCACTACCTATAACCTAGGATTCTTGGAGTAGTGGCTAATTCCAGGTATCCAGGTATGAAGCAGGGAGAGCACAAAGTGAGATGGAATAGTTTAtgcctgaagaaataaaaaaaacacaaagacaataggagcattaaaaaagaatacacagaaactcATTCAAAAAGGCTACCAGTGGCCAAATGTAGGCCAATTAGAACATTAAAAATGGTTTTAACAACAATTGATTATAGCAAATAGAATTCTTTAAGAAAAGTATGCATCCCCAGTGATACTCAAAATGAAgagatagaaaagaagaaaactcttTTTATAGAAGAATGTcatgaaataaatgcaaaagtctTGATTTATTAATAGATAACCTCTTTgcagtttttaatgtattttaaataatcgATAAATGCTTAAAAGATGTCCAGATACAATATTCACACAGTTTCAAAGTACACTGCACAACTTACTTACTAAATAGGAAAGGATGAATCTGTTTGAACAATAAAGAGACTGGCAATAATATCTTAAGCAAATAATCAAATTTAGGATAACCAATAAGATGTAATCTGACCTTATGTGCTTACTGATAAGAATAAGGACACAAAATCACATATGTAAAAGTCCTACCAAAAATAGTCAACCTGAATCTACTATGAGGAAATATccagggaaacaataaatatgggaagtaccacacacacacatacttacactagcatacatacatacactcacacacaaactAGTAGCCCAGGaaagttttcaaaatacagtGCTATAAAAGTTATATCAGGGGACTTAATCTATATTAAAAGAGATCAAAGGGACATAAAAATCAAATGCTAGCATTAATTAGCCATTATTAGAACAATCATGGAATTCAAATATGTATTGTATATAGGTaatagtattcagttcagttcagttcagttgctcagtcgtgtctgactctttgtgtccccatggactacagaagcacaccaagcctccctgtacatcaccaactcctggagtttagtcaaactcatgtccttagaggcggtgataccatccaaccatctcatcctctatcatccccttctcctcctgccttcaatccttcccagcatcagggtcttttcaaatgagtcagctctttgcatcaggtggccaaagtattggagcttcaacttcagcatcagtccttccaatgaatattcaggact comes from Dama dama isolate Ldn47 chromosome 1, ASM3311817v1, whole genome shotgun sequence and encodes:
- the LOC133054388 gene encoding olfactory receptor 51I2-like, whose product is MLASWSFANISFFQPPAFLMIGIPGMEAVHGWISIPFSSMYAAALTGNCLILLAVRRTPSLHQPMYYFLSMLALNDVGLTLSTMPTTLAVLWFDHRLIGFNACLVQLFFLHSFSVVESSVLLAMSFDRFVAISNPLRYASVLTNSVIIRIGLAIVARATVSLFPGPFLLKRLNFCPGKILLSHSFCFHADVMKLACADITVNIIYGLYVVLSTVGFDSLLIVLSYTLILHTVMSLASPRERIRALNTCVSHILAVLVFFIPVIGVSMIHRFGRHRPPIVHALVAYVYLVVPPVLNPIIYSVKSRPIREAMLWVLRGKRKG